The Paralichthys olivaceus isolate ysfri-2021 chromosome 2, ASM2471397v2, whole genome shotgun sequence genomic interval AGTGCTCtagattattattttgaaatagTACTGCTCTGGACCTGCTTTATATGAAAAGTAGTGACATAAGTTTTtggatgatgtcacagcagagTGGAGCAGAGGACTGGCTGTGATCTCCTGTCGAACCTTTGATTggctgcttgttttgttttgcttcctCCAGTTTCTTTAACCCCTCTCTCTCAGACATGGAGTTCCTGGAGGTCCTCACCGACGGCCTCAACCGGGTCCTCCTGGTCCGCGGAGGCGGCCGCGAGGTCATCACCATCTACTCCTGAAAGAgcagccccctcctcccctaCCATCCCCCCCTCGACCCTCCCCTCAGCCCCCTTCCTGTGTCACCTGTGCTCCCTCATCGACGCtgcctcatcatcaccatcacgaCCGTTTCTTTCTCGATAGCTCCGCTCAGCTTCAGCACCTCTCTGCTCCATCCCCAGCAGACCGACGAGCAGCCTCACACGCTCCGCTACCAGACCTTTCATTTTACTCTCATAAGCTACTCTATCTGTTGTAGGCTCTGGACTAATTTAGATGCTTTCTAGATTTGTTCTTAGagagactttttcttttctttggtgATCTGTCTGAGTCGGAGTCActcagtgaagaggaggaggcgtgTGTGAGGTGTGAGCTGAGGTGTGAGCgcacatgcatgtatgtgtttgtttcaatCTGAAGATTCTtcttatttgtgttgattttatACAAGTGAGACACAGAAGCAGCTCCTGCTCTGAAAGAACGAGAGCTGCGATGAGCTCTGTGCAGGTTTTTAGTTCCAGTGTGGTGATCGGACACTTTCAAGGCAAAAAGACGCTGCTGCCTACAGTCAGGACCAGCGGCTGGAAGAAGAGGACGGAGAAGACAGTTGAGTATGAACTGTGAATTCACATCCATGTTCGGAGGAGAAGACTGAACCGGCACGTGGATCAAACCTGCAGATTTATCTCTAACTTGCTCAATTCCTTTGGCATGAAATCCTCacaaccgtgtgtgtgtttctactccACACGTTTTGTTCCCACCATCACTTGTCTTTCCAGCCATCCTCCTTTTCAACTCATCTCTTAGTGGCTGTTTTATCCCTGTCGCCACTGTTagtgccaaaaaaaaaagatacaacaAGGCTAGCTTAGTCTGTAGAGATTGACACGTGATTAAACTGTGAATTGTGCGTTTCCTCGCAGGAGGCTGGTGCGATAGTGgagtgagggggaggagagtACAACCCCCTCAACGCCACTAATCCACCCACCCTGAGGAGATCATCATCGCCAGCACCCCCTCGACCCTCGTGTGGATcactgtaaataatgtaaaagcTCTGGCGCGTTGTTCAGTATGAGTGTAGTATTTTTGTGACATACTAAAAAAGCTTCTAGTGGAGAGGAAACATTCCGTCACTCAGAGGGACGGCTCGGAAACTTTACTTCTTTATttattggatttatttatttattggatGGCTTAGGCTCCCGTCATAATCGTCACCGTAACCACGACGAGCACCTGCACCTGCACCGTGCGAAAAAAACGAGTGAACTTGTGACGAGATCACCGCTTAAAAAAGATCACcgataaatgttattttttcatcttatagagcaaatatatgtatttatgtttatagaTAGAAGTTACACATATATATCGACGAGTTGAGGTCGTTGTATATCATTTCTGATTGTCACTCAAAGATCTATCGCTCTTCTGCCAAATTTTAGACAAACGTGCCATATCAAAGTATTTTTCAAAGAGACATAGTGATTCTATTGGATAAATCAGAGGGAACAAggtgtgcaaaataaaaaaaaagaggaagagaaaacagaggtGTTTTAATGAAACTAGTGTGGTGACGACACTGTAGTTAGAAAGTCGCCCTATAGATGAGAGAGGAAGTTCAGACGTCTGTAAACAACACGATGACTCACATCAGCTCGTACAGAGGTGAACATCTGTCCACTGGTTGTTTGTAGGGTGTGGTCTAAACGAATAGAGGCTTCTGTAGCTGGGAAACTCGCTCTGTCCACGAGACTGAACTCTATGCAGTAGACTCTCCAGTGATTTTATATCCTCTAGATTGGCTGAGAttagagccacacacacacacacacacacacacgtccctgACTGAATGACTGGTGAGAAAAATCATATTTaggtttaataaaaaaataaagtgcatcTTGAAGGAATGTGCAATAGTCGAATAAATCCGGACTCATGTGatcatgttatttatttttttacacatatattttgtatatgtAGATTTGGTGTTCAATCCAGAACCATCTCACTCTGACCAAGGACAGCTGTCACTTTACTTTCaatatctttttgtttcttttcttaaagAAACTGTTTTTGGTCATTTGCACTTGtagtagaaatataaatataaacaaatacataaatatatatatatctatacatatatatatatagtatatacgATATAGGAAAGCAAAACAAATTAGTTTGTAgaactatttaaaaaacagtattaaatgtttttagtgTTGCTTGAATGTCGGACCGTATGTTGTGAATGCTGCTAGTATTAATAGATTTATTTGTACTGTAAATAACTAAAGCGACTATAAAGAGAAAAGGGTATAGACATACATATCAGCGGTGGTGGTCGTCTACAGGACAAGGACCTGGAAACATTCGGCTCGTGATCTCTGGACAGggttctctttttgttttattagaaaTCTACACAGAAAACCTTGATGCAATATTATAGTAATATTACAGCTGAGGGCAAACTCTTCACCCTTTTATCCtctttttcaaaaagaaatgcTCTCGGGATGATTCTCACCTTTAATCCCATCACTGAAGTGAATTTTAAGGAAACAGATTTTTCATTTACTCAAAGAAAATGCCAAAATatgtttgaatatgaatattccTGGTTTATCTGCTCAACGTTAGtgtttggaaatgtttttaacctttgacccctgTGACAGTGAACAAGCAGCCACCCCCAGTTTTCTAAGATTCCAGGCTGCTGAGTCATGAAGATTTTATTTATCGAGCTCGTCGGCTTAACTCTCGACAAAAAAAAGGGTTGTTCAACGCTCACGTGACGTTTTTTGAAGAACATGGCTGTTTTGGGATCGTCTCCACAACATTGCCTGCATCAACTGAGCCTTTTAAATttattcaaaaagaaaatatatctgATGTTTATGGGAGACGTTTATGGGAAATGAGTTTATTTATTGAAttctaaatgttttataattGCTGTTTGCATGGTACTATGTGGCAGTATTTGTTTTAGTGGTTTCTATAGTGATGACTTTGCTGTTCAAGGTGCGGAGCGGAGAAGGAGGTCAGACGTTCTCACGGAGTCACGCATTTTGAGAACTCGGAAATAGTTTGGCTTGACCTTGAAAAACAAGTCTTTtgcaaaaaataagaaaaagtatGAGTTCACTATATTGTTCCTTGTTATATTTCAATCTTGCTCAAGTAGTCTTATGTAACGTAATAAGAGATTATGAGTTTGCGAATGAATGGGCCTGGAGGACGGTAATTTCACCCGTGTAAATATATATCACTTAAGTCAGAGACACTGTAACCGACTAGTGTTGTCTTTTGTTGTACACTGTTCTATCACTGTGGACAAAGTCTTAGAGTTTTGTAAGATGATTATGTGCAATATTGTTCTCTCATCACAAGCTTTTCATTCAGCTTTTGGTTTTTACAAACAACTGGAGGTGTCAGCAGTGGCTTCTCTCATCAGAATGTTTGTCACCGGGTCTCACGGACCTTAAAGATCTCAAGTGTTCATCCCAAACGTGGCTGAGACAGCGAAGCACTTTaacactggggggggggggggcactctTTGACAGGATGGGTCTGCAGAAacgtggagggggggggggggggggggggggggggtttgaacAAACTCTGCCCCACAGCACACGAGTGTATTACAGCCAGCTCAGCCATAAAATCTTATATCCCATGATCCACTGCAGTTCTGAACCGCAGCAACCCAGAGACCTACCTGCTGATTTCGTTCACATCTTATCATTTGAGCATTTTACTTTACATCCCAGCATGCATCACTCTGTCCTTTCTCTTGCCaaacttctttaaaaagaataatCGTTAAAAAGTTTTAGTGCTTGTCACTCAATCTATGAGGTGAGCCTTCCCCACGATCcctcccccccacacccccacaccCCCATCTGCAGCCAAAATCCACCCTTGGCCTCCCCCACCCCAGCCACTAGatccacccccctcccctccaccccccccagctctgtattttaaatgtgattgCAGTATAATTCTGAAAAATGATCAAAGAATATAAAACTTGCGCTTCCAATTCTGGCACCGGCTCTGCTTGGACGTCACCACatagcccccccaccccccactcaGAAACCAGCACGTCCccacacccctcccctcccccccctcccagaCTGATCCACAGACACAGATCAGATCCTTCGCCTGCACAAACTGTAGCATGAGACAAAGCTGCCGGTGATCATTACTCAGTCTCCATCCTTAAATGGATATTAAGGGCTCTGAAACACATCTATTACCGGGTTGAGGAGGATTTCCTTAAAGACGccaacagaggaagaaaaaaataaagacaaatccCAGATTACTGCAGAGAGGTCACACAGTCTGAGGCTGAGATAAGATCGTTCCCTCCAGCGTCGGACAGATGTGCCTGATGCTGGGGGGGGTAATACACAACAGCTGcatttacatttcacacagTCGAGCTCTCTGGGAGTCAgaaaagattgaaaaaaaaaaaaactcaggtGGCTATCACTGGAGTGCAAGCAGAGCCCCGGTCCAGTTATGTTGTGTATCTCAGTGCATGCATGCAATTACCCTGAACAAGGTGTATTGAAAATATATTGGGTGTTTGTGGTATAAAAGTATTTTGTTTATATTAGTTACAAACATTTCTTtctagtattttttttttctctttccttagGACTGGCCAATCATTGTATCCAagatgaatattattattatcattattattatagtaccagaTTCTATTTTTATGGTAGATTTGTTGAGGTGTCAAACGTTATAttcagatgaactgattacCAAAGTATATTTCAGTTTAGTGTGACAATAATGTGCTCCAGTGAATTAGACATGAGATCAGTAAATACTGTTCACCTCCTCAAGTTTGTAGCAATTACCACTTACTACATGGAAATATTTTATTCTAAAGGATAAAACTATCGGGTAGTGCCAAAGTATTTGAAGATATGCCTGCTAATGTTCAATTTGTTCTAATATTTAACCTTTTTAATCACCAGCTGTGGTTCTATAActgtattaaatataaaacaatcacCAAAATAGGTTTTTAATTTAAGGATCAGGCAGCTTTTAAAGGAAAAGTTCAACATTGGGGTGAAAAATTGCTGATTGGCTTTTTTGCCAATGGTTGGTACACAAACTGAAACAGTTCAGCTCAGCACTATCGCAAAATCCACCAATCAGCATCTCTAAAAAATCACTTTATTACATCTAGTTTGTTCAATTTGGAAATGACACAAAGCTGTTTAGTGGACAATTATCTTACCTGGTAacggttgccaggcaaccagtgGAGGCCAGGAATAGTCAGTTACATAAAATCTCACCAAACAGCAATTTGTCCTTTTTACATTCAGGTTTTTGTGACGctttaattattaaaaacatttagagGTAACAAGCTTCATATTTGACAAAATGTCTTTTCCTTTAAAAGTGTCTAACCTTTTGAAAATCctgtatttcatttaaaaaccagtTCTTCCCCCCAGAGGAACCTCGTCACTGTCCAGATATGTATTTAATTCACTGGAGTCGTGGGAAACATTTTGTATGGATGCTTTAAAAATGCAGTGGCTGTAGATATAGATGATatacacagaaagaaaacacctGTATCAAACTTCACTAatatgaattttctttttcctccattttgaACAATTCATTAATTCTTACTTGATACTGTACCTAGTCTTATGGTAACGCTGTAGTGTGTTCTTTTCAGTTCTGtgggagtgtgtatgtgtgtacatgtgcactTGTAACTGCTGGGGGCAGGGGTGGTTGTGGGTGAGGGAGGGACGGGGCTACTTGTAAATAAATCAAGTACAGTTAGTGTGGaggtgtttattttttgtgtcagtgtaagttaaatattctaaaataaaaaaaactaatgtatTATTCTCTATTGTGTTTCATGGTAcattgaaaagaggaaaaagtagTTTTATCTTACATTTCAAATGCTTATATCTCTATGGCTTCTGGCGATACCCGTTCCATTTTATAGATTTGTCAGCACAAAATGCAATAAACCAATACCATTTTATTACAGCGACTGTGTCTCGAGTTTTTAATCACGTCTTTATTGACAATGAAAACTTGTTACAAATTAAAAGACTCTGCAAaactataaaacacacaacaggtcatggctggaaaacacaaaagtgtCCATCAGGGGCCAAAATGTACTTTACACATGCAACATATCTTCATTATTTAAACCACACGTAACAAGAATCAATTGTCTTCTGGTTAATAATTATAGTTGAAAACAAAAATTGAAGTGAGAACACTGCCTAGAATAAAGATTCAATaataattaagaaaaacaaaattaaaaagcagtttACAAAAACATTCCAACAGTCTACCTATACACAGCTGGTAAATTCACTTCAGAGAATCGATGTGGTGTCTACGCGTACAAGAGGAAAAGTGGGCGTCACGTTAGGAGATGGAATTCATTTGCTGCAGCCTGTCAGTAGTGTCGGGGATACATGGACATAGACGGATGGGACGGGGCCTGGCCCATGCTCTGTGCCGGTCTGACCGGTGGCTGCTGAGAGACCCCGCCGCCCACCAGGTGGTTAAGAGACGGCCCGCTCTGGATGAGCGTGTCCAGAGCTTTCTGGACACTCGGGTTGTCAAAATTGATACCTGAAGTAGAGCCAGGGGGTCTTTGACCGATTGGTGCGACTGGCATCCGGCCCTGCGGGGCGCCGTAACCCTGGGatacagctgcaggaggagcggACATGGCTGGGCGGGGTAGGCTCTGGGAAGGGGGCAGGCCCAGGGAGCCATAGGCCTGTGACtgggaggcagagggaaggcCCCCAGCACTGACCGCTGAGCCAGTGCCGCTGGTGAACAGGCTGAGGATCTTGGCCTGCAGCTCTTGCTGATGGCTGGAGTTAGCCGGGGCGCTCGGAGCAGCAGATAAACCGAGGTGACTCGTCTGTTGGGGTGCGAGAGCAGAATGGGAGGAAGAAGGCAGTCCTGCAGCCGAGGGCGGGACATCTGCTGGAGCTGCAACGTGGACTGGAGCTGCAGGGAGAAAGATTCAGTTTGAATTAGCTGCTCTGCAAACAACAGTTCTGcatcaacaaacaaaaccaattgTTTTTCAGTGGACAGGCCACATGCAATTCACATTCATtccatcaaacaaaaacataaataatttcACAAACAGTGAAAAGGACTCTTTTTGGCAGATTATCGGTAAATTAGACTTAAATCAAACTAAGTGGATCTCTTTTAAATTTCCTCTTTGTcactattgtttttattcagctcAGTAGAGAAACTGTTTCTGTGGAAATGTTGGGAATTTTGAATAAGAAAGACTCAATTTAGAAAattctcactttaaacacaAATTAAGAATATGTGTCAGAAAGTAATTGCATTTCTTTACGTCCACTGTCAATTTACACTTCAGGAATCTCTTCATGGCCAAACCATCCGAAGAGTGTTTTAAGACCAAAACGTTTTAATAAGTCACTTCCTCAATTAAGAAGTTCTTACCTGAAAGAGGGTCTGTAGAACTTCGCACCAGACGGACTCGTTTATCCTTCAGGTACGCGATGAGACTGTCCAGTTCCTCGGGGGTTACAAATCTACCCAGAAACCACAGAGAAAAACGTTTATTACTGCAAGAATATATATTTAGGGTTTTTAAATTATCTGAGAAGCTGCAggaatgaataaaaagatatcacaaaaatgtacatgtttaaTTCCCCATAGCTCcagtttctttaaatgtttcattatgaaaaacacaaaaggatGAAGCTGATACCTGTTTTCAGACAGCAATGTGATGGCAGTGAGCACAGAGACGGGGTGGCTCTCTCTGTCGGGCTCCCTGAGTAATACATCGTCGGCCATCTTGGCGGCCTTCCTGGCAATCTCCTCGCGCTCTTTTTCACGGTTTTCAACTTTGTAAGAATCGTAGTTGTGGGCAACGAGCATCATGGCGTCCTGCATTGGCATGTTTCGATGTTCTGCggtgacaaagagagaaaaatgtgttaaacaaCAGAAGCTGGTGCAGATTTTAAACCAACCAACAGGTTCATATTGTGGTTTTGTCTTGTTACCCTGCGGCGTGCCGAACAAGATATTGACGGTGCAGGACCGGTGCACTTGGTGCTGCTGGGTGATGATGATGGCAAAGGGAGTGCGGGCTCGGCCAACGTCCTCCAGAGCCTGGGTCAGAGAGACCTCTGTGTTGAGGAAGATTAGGTCCACCACCATTCCCAAATCGCGGACCTTCCGCCCGACCGTTTCAGCATACTCCCTACAGTTATTTTCAAAGCAGAGGTACACACaagcagacgcacacacaaacacaaacaaacacacacacaggagccatatgaaatgaaaacatgccaTGTCCTGATAGAATATGTACAGAGACCTTTCTGGTCCAGTATCACCAGGCTCTCAATCAAGTCCAGAGAGTGAACATACTTCTGTGCCTTGTTGACGACAATCACCGAGCAGTCCACGGGACGGTCCGTGTCATAGCGCCGCTGGAGTTCTTCATAATACTGTCGATACAACTCATTACGCCGACGCTCCTCCGGTCGAGCACGATCCTCTGCTGTAGAAGAGGCAGAGGGGAATGGAAAGTTCAATGTCTGCATAGTTTCATGTACAGCAACAttgaaaacaatcaaaacacacatttcaatcATAGATTACTTCATATCAGAACTGCTCAGATCTGTGAAACGTTTCAAATCATCACTAAAGACCAACTTCTCACCGGCTTTCAGCTCCGGTTGAGTCCTTAATGTCATTCCCCATAATATTTATGATAACTAacgttttattgcttttatcattttgtatttattcagattttatatatatctattaAAAACGgtttatttgtatattatattatattacttgACGTATTAAACTTTCACTTCCAATGATTAGCCATTGTTACACAAGCTCAAACACAAAAAGCATTTGGTTGTCATAGACCTTCACTTCTAAAAATGTAGGTCTAGTCACCACTGAGCTAATAATCAAAGCAGTTGAAAATAAACCCATTTGGTTTTGTGCCATGTCTTCGCTGTGTATTTGTTATCATTTAATTACAACTGTAAACTTACCCTCTGGCTCACGACGTCCATTCCAGGGGTCTCTGTAAGGGTCCCTGTAGGTCTCATCCTTCCTGCGGTAATACTCTTCTGCACCGCTGCCACTGCGGTAGAATCTGTCCAAGTCTTCTCTGCTGTGTGGACACATTTCAAGTTAAGACTAAAAATGTAAACGCTTAACTATGGATTTTCAACTGATGGGCAGAATGAGTCACCTGAATGCAGGATCCCTCGGGTCGGCTCTTGGGTCCCCTCTCAGATCAGCTCTGGGGTCCCCTCTTGGGTCGGCTCTGGGGTCCCCTCTGGGGTCTCCTCTCGGGTCGGCTCTGGGATCTCCTCTCGGGTCGGCTCTGGGGTCTCCTCTCGGATCAGCTCTGGGGTCTCCTCTCGGGTCGGCTCTGGGGTCGCCCCTTGGGTCAGCTCTCAGGTCACCTCTCGGGTCCTTGTCTCTGCCCTCTGAGCTACGGTAGCGGTAGTCATGGTCACGAGAGTGGCCAGCCGGCCTCGCCTCTCGAGCCGAATCCCTCCCATCCCGGCTATCACGGTGCTCACGTCCATCACGTCCGTCGCGCCCATAAACAGGTGACCGGGACCGAGGCCGAGGCTCTTTGCTGTCCCCGTAACTGCTGTATGGGGCCCTGAGAGAAATGTTATCAATTAGAGCAAGAACACTTGGAGATTAGGCAGCCTATAAAATACTGAAGGGTTATAAGAGTGTCTATCCTCAGCTGGTGAGGACAGGAATACAGCGGGTACTGTCAATTTCTCCAATATGAACATATTTATTCACACAACAGAAGCAGCTCAAGAGAAAGCCACTATCGTTTTCGCACAGGGAATTAGCGCAAATTCAATCCAGGAGGCGACTCTGGCGGGTGTCctttcaaagtttttttttaatttccagtgatccttgaacacaacaATATCGACTTGACGACCATTTGTGCTTCACCGACCATAAACCCAGCTCTTGAAAATACAGAAGTGTCGTGGTTGTTAAGCCTTTATAAAAAAGGCTGTTTGTGCCATTTAGACGTGTTTTCTTATGATGATTCGGTTTGTTTGAGCAAGAGACGTTTCCATTCCAAAGACCGTTCACCCATTTCCAAGAACGTCTGCTTCACGTCTTCACCCAAGAAATTACTGCAACTACAACAAATATAAACTAGTAACTTCCGTGTCTAGTcttcatgaaaacatgaattgaCCAGGGTATCCATGTAGAAGTGAACTCAAGAACTTGCTGTATTTTTCAAATCCTCATTAACGCTTCGCTTTCTATCTGGGACCCTGAAAACGTTTCTCACTGCTGTTAAAGCAGCTTGTGAgacaaaggttttatttttaggcCAATGCACATTTCCTTTAACATAAAGAAACGATTGTGGATCACTATGCATGGCTGAAAATTATAAAATGCAAATGATCATACTTAAATAACCATCATACATGTTTGCACTGGTACGTGCTCGTTCCCAACCATACCCGCGAACTTGCCCTGGGCGAGTGTTTAAGcggcaccacacacacagaagtatCAAAGTTCAAAACGGGTATCGCCGATTTTTGACCCTTAGTTGCGCAATGGAGAAATGTCCTTTAAATATGGGTCCCCGTTCTGTAGGTACGTTGGTGCAGGCGATGTTCCTGTTGGTGGTTTTATCTTATTCCATTCATCAACAGTCGCTTGTGATAGCATGTCAAGAAACGTAGCAGGTGGCTGCTGCTAACTAGCCGACAGCAGGGTCGATTTACAGTGGCGATTTGAGACCGATAGTGTTGTGTAGCTCTGCTCTTCCACTGTTGGAGGAAGGAAAATGATTCAACCGTGATTATTAGACGTCGAGCAAAACACAATGTATTTTGATGAGAAACTGCAAATGTGAACAAAAAGCtccacaaatgttttttgtagCCCGTGTTTTCAACGCACGAAGTCCCGCACACGAGAATTAAAAAGCcatgtggaaaaaaatcttTGAAACAAAGTCACTTTAAATTACATTCACGTCTCTTTACTTTATTTCAACACATCCGTAAGTTTTAATTTATAGTGAAATATTGTTTGTCCCATGAACCATCACAAACTTATCTAATTGTTCGTTAAGTTCCACCAAGCGGACTCCACAACTGGTGGAATTGACAGTTGAGGAAAATTCTTAATACGCTTTTGTTTTTTACCGAAACCTCAGAGGCAATGGTAGTTCTTCACACCCATTTCGCGTTACTTTACCTTCGAGGAGGGCTCTGCTGGATTTGAGGTTTAGCTTGCCGTCGCTCCACTGCCATATTTAcatctgaaaataaatcaatccaAACGTTGAACATAACAGTGACATTTAATCAGCAGCTCATGTGTTCACGCAAAATGGAGAAGTCGCCACAATAATTCCACGATCCAAATGAAATGGGTCCAACATCCAAGTTTGAAAATCCAAACAGGACAAGATGTCAAAATGCAGCAAATCGATTTGCCAAATTGATTTGAATTGAGTAAAAGGTGAAGAAAGCAAGGaattctctgctcctcttcaaAACTGACAAGAAACGATAGCAAGGTTTGAACATGTTAATTAGATTTTGAACTTGAAATTCATCCTTCAGAAACTCCCACAACCACAAGAGTCCCACTTTAAGTGACACATTTAGAGCTATGGTGGACGAAATTCCGAGACTGTGTTGCAAACAAGAGATTTTAGAGATTCAGGCTTTGCCAGAATTTAATGGTGCacttatttatttgctttttcagCCCAGAATGTAACATATCTACAAAAAGACAGATTTACAGTGAAAGAATAATGATTAAATCAAATCTTCAGAGTATTTAAGACTAAATGCATGTGGACAGCTATCATACACAACATTAATTTACTGAAAACTACTAGTAAACCATTTATCCTTAAAACATCAAATTTGCTGTTTTTACTGGCATTGTTAAAATCAAATCCACAAAAATATTATCAACAGGATCAGCACTTTATCTGTTACGGCCAAGGTGTATCACAAAGAAAATCTGATCTTTAATAAGCATGGTTTTGTTGCTCAAGGTACACCATTAAAAGCTTAACCCATTCAGCAAGACAATCACCCCGTACAGTTGAGGCTTACCTATTTTATAACCTTTATATATTCGACCCTTTTGGGCCGCCTTTGCAGCTTCCGCTTCCTCAACGCGTTCAAATTGTACAAATCCAAACCCACGAAACATGGACACGCCTGgaagaggaacattttaaaatggtaCAGACTTAGGATCGGTTTGGAGAACAGTTTGGATACCTAACCTAAGTTATCCATAGGAATCATAACTTTTACATGCTTATATTTCATGAAAACTTAAGTTATTGCTGATACTCATCTAAAATATTTTAGTAATTGTGACATTCAGGGGACAGCCTGTCCTAATCAAATTTGCGTATATTGTGTTCATTACTGACCGACAACTTTCCCGTATGTGCTGAACATTTCTTCTAAATCCTTCTTTTCCATGTCGGAGGTCGGCAAATTCCCCACGAAAATCCTTCTCTCCAAATCTCGAGGATCATTACTGCTGCAGGAGCGTGAAAAGTGTCCTGGCGATGCGCTGCGGCTTCTTCGGCGAGACATGACTTGATCCAGACGTTCAActggtttctttctttgtttgtctcaaATGCTTGAAAAAGTTTGGTTCGGTCGCTAATAAGCTTCTTAAAATTGTCGTCCAAGATCCTGAAACATGTCAGTGAGTTAAAATAAGAGATCAAGTTCCTTGGAGGGGGAAGTTTTAGTGGAGCAAAGGTTGCAGATGAAAATCACACCAAAATGAGACAGGAAATGCAAATGCGGTTGCAAATTCTTTTTCACAGGTAGCAAATACTCGAAATTGCAGTAGTGCTTTTCAAATCTccagaaaaatgtttaaatttatactataaaatgttttatattatttaatgtgTCCTGCATTTCTCCCACGCTCATTTGAATGGCACGTTATTTGCTCCATTTAACTCTGCATATCGATCTTGCCTTAAAGTATGGCATAATTCAAGGCATATCATTATTAATGGTGagtaaataaacaaaagcaaattCACAGTGCAAATTTGGCATTGCAATCCAACATTTGTGCGAGCAGGGACAGAAACACTTCACATCACCCACCTAAATTTTCACCGCTTGTGGTTTGGCAG includes:
- the ncoa5 gene encoding nuclear receptor coactivator 5 isoform X3 gives rise to the protein MTAFVATAEAAEVIFCCTESTRRRRSSSSSSFVRNRDTSRRVFAAISFWKRRENPRRKHLGLSNYVDTESRISSVKLRAPYSSYGDSKEPRPRSRSPVYGRDGRDGREHRDSRDGRDSAREARPAGHSRDHDYRYRSSEGRDKDPRGDLRADPRGDPRADPRGDPRADPRGDPRADPRGDPRADPRGDPRGDPRADPRGDPRADLRGDPRADPRDPAFSREDLDRFYRSGSGAEEYYRRKDETYRDPYRDPWNGRREPEEDRARPEERRRNELYRQYYEELQRRYDTDRPVDCSVIVVNKAQNREYAETVGRKVRDLGMVVDLIFLNTEVSLTQALEDVGRARTPFAIIITQQHQVHRSCTVNILFGTPQEHRNMPMQDAMMLVAHNYDSYKVENREKEREEIARKAAKMADDVLLREPDRESHPVSVLTAITLLSENRFVTPEELDSLIAYLKDKRVRLVRSSTDPLSAPVHVAAPADVPPSAAGLPSSSHSALAPQQTSHLGLSAAPSAPANSSHQQELQAKILSLFTSGTGSAVSAGGLPSASQSQAYGSLGLPPSQSLPRPAMSAPPAAVSQGYGAPQGRMPVAPIGQRPPGSTSGINFDNPSVQKALDTLIQSGPSLNHLVGGGVSQQPPVRPAQSMGQAPSHPSMSMYPRHY
- the ncoa5 gene encoding nuclear receptor coactivator 5 isoform X4, whose translation is MTAFVATAEAAEVIFCCTESTRRRRSSSSSSFVRNRDTSRRVFAAISFWKRRENPRRKHLGLSNYVDTESRISSVKLRAPYSSYGDSKEPRPRSRSPVYGRDGRDGREHRDSRDGRDSAREARPAGHSRDHDYRYRSSEGRDKDPRGDLRADPRGDPRADPRGDPRADPRGDPRADPRGDPRADPRGDPRGDPRADPRGDPRADLRGDPRADPRDPAFSREDLDRFYRSGSGAEEYYRRKDETYRDPYRDPWNGRREPEEDRARPEERRRNELYRQYYEELQRRYDTDRPVDCSVIVVNKAQKEYAETVGRKVRDLGMVVDLIFLNTEVSLTQALEDVGRARTPFAIIITQQHQVHRSCTVNILFGTPQEHRNMPMQDAMMLVAHNYDSYKVENREKEREEIARKAAKMADDVLLREPDRESHPVSVLTAITLLSENRFVTPEELDSLIAYLKDKRVRLVRSSTDPLSAPVHVAAPADVPPSAAGLPSSSHSALAPQQTSHLGLSAAPSAPANSSHQQELQAKILSLFTSGTGSAVSAGGLPSASQSQAYGSLGLPPSQSLPRPAMSAPPAAVSQGYGAPQGRMPVAPIGQRPPGSTSGINFDNPSVQKALDTLIQSGPSLNHLVGGGVSQQPPVRPAQSMGQAPSHPSMSMYPRHY
- the ncoa5 gene encoding nuclear receptor coactivator 5 isoform X1; protein product: MTAFVATAEAAEVIFCCTESTRRRRSSSSSSFVRNRDTSRRVFAAISFWKRRENPRRKHLGLSNYVDTESRISSVKLRAPYSSYGDSKEPRPRSRSPVYGRDGRDGREHRDSRDGRDSAREARPAGHSRDHDYRYRSSEGRDKDPRGDLRADPRGDPRADPRGDPRADPRGDPRADPRGDPRADPRGDPRGDPRADPRGDPRADLRGDPRADPRDPAFSREDLDRFYRSGSGAEEYYRRKDETYRDPYRDPWNGRREPEAEDRARPEERRRNELYRQYYEELQRRYDTDRPVDCSVIVVNKAQNREYAETVGRKVRDLGMVVDLIFLNTEVSLTQALEDVGRARTPFAIIITQQHQVHRSCTVNILFGTPQEHRNMPMQDAMMLVAHNYDSYKVENREKEREEIARKAAKMADDVLLREPDRESHPVSVLTAITLLSENRFVTPEELDSLIAYLKDKRVRLVRSSTDPLSAPVHVAAPADVPPSAAGLPSSSHSALAPQQTSHLGLSAAPSAPANSSHQQELQAKILSLFTSGTGSAVSAGGLPSASQSQAYGSLGLPPSQSLPRPAMSAPPAAVSQGYGAPQGRMPVAPIGQRPPGSTSGINFDNPSVQKALDTLIQSGPSLNHLVGGGVSQQPPVRPAQSMGQAPSHPSMSMYPRHY